From a region of the Bradyrhizobium diazoefficiens genome:
- a CDS encoding xanthine dehydrogenase family protein molybdopterin-binding subunit, producing the protein MPELNLTSAPAHIRHGSNIGQPLTRRDGVLKVTGQATYAADNHPPGMLFAVMAVAGISRGRVLSLDIAAAKRHPGVVDVMTSDHKPPLAIDPEIKTSPFVFRMEVLQNDEVRYANQPIAVVIAETLEAATEGAVLLAPRYETLPALIGLDAGESFVPPVVGVGNPAELHRGDVEAGLASAEKQIDAIYETPPQYHNAMEPHAIVAAWDGDSLQIDMPTQGLMLSLARVAELFGIAHDKIHIRSPFLGGGFGSKGFLAGPQTLGIMAAKLVGKPVKLVLRREQMYGPVGHRAPTRQRLRIGADDEGRLTALDHHARTVSSTFDDFYEPAADASHTLYAARAIRTSHDAVRVNTGTPLFMRAPGEATGSIALESAIDEMAWACGMDPLAFRLKNYAVVEPISGKPFSSKALRACYEQGAARFGWAKRSLQPRQMRDDAGLLVGWGMGTATFPALMFQAEARAAIRRDGSGAMEIGAHDMGQGAWTALAQIAADAVGLDIDRVAFKAGTSDLPDAGIAGGSAHTATAGAAIHSAGAAVIAKLADLATNDERSPLFGAGNAGVIARGGRLVRRDDESRSESYAEILARAGVAEVEARGTGAPNPAAMEEYAMHAHGAVFAEVKVDPELGQVRVSRMVGAFAAGRIVNPRMVRSQLFGGMIWGMSFALHEEAITDRRTGRIMNANLGEYHVPVNADVPPLDVITVEEHDPHVNALGIKGVGEIGITGSAGAVANAVWHATGARVRRFPIRIEDLL; encoded by the coding sequence ATGCCTGAACTCAATCTTACCAGCGCACCCGCCCATATCAGGCACGGCTCGAACATCGGCCAGCCGTTGACCCGCCGTGACGGCGTCCTCAAGGTCACGGGCCAGGCGACCTATGCCGCCGACAATCATCCGCCCGGCATGCTGTTTGCGGTAATGGCGGTGGCCGGCATTTCGCGCGGCCGTGTGCTCTCGCTCGATATCGCCGCCGCGAAACGCCATCCCGGCGTCGTGGACGTCATGACATCAGACCACAAGCCGCCGCTCGCGATCGATCCCGAGATCAAGACCAGTCCGTTCGTGTTCCGGATGGAGGTGCTGCAGAACGACGAGGTCCGCTACGCCAATCAGCCGATCGCGGTCGTGATCGCCGAGACGCTCGAAGCCGCGACGGAAGGCGCCGTGTTGCTGGCGCCGCGCTACGAGACGCTGCCTGCGCTCATCGGCCTCGATGCCGGCGAGAGCTTTGTGCCGCCCGTTGTCGGCGTCGGCAATCCTGCCGAGCTTCACCGCGGCGATGTCGAGGCAGGCCTTGCCTCGGCCGAGAAGCAGATCGATGCCATCTACGAGACGCCGCCGCAATATCACAACGCCATGGAGCCGCACGCCATTGTCGCAGCGTGGGACGGCGACAGTTTGCAAATCGACATGCCGACCCAGGGCCTGATGCTGTCGCTGGCGCGCGTGGCCGAATTGTTCGGCATCGCGCACGACAAGATCCACATCCGCAGTCCGTTCCTCGGCGGCGGCTTTGGCTCCAAGGGCTTTTTGGCGGGACCGCAGACCCTCGGCATCATGGCCGCCAAGCTGGTCGGCAAGCCGGTCAAGCTGGTGCTGCGCCGTGAGCAGATGTATGGCCCGGTCGGCCATCGCGCGCCGACGCGGCAGCGCTTACGCATCGGCGCCGACGACGAGGGACGTCTGACCGCGCTCGATCATCATGCGCGGACCGTGTCGAGCACGTTCGACGATTTCTACGAGCCCGCGGCCGATGCCTCACACACGCTTTACGCGGCGCGGGCGATCCGCACTTCGCATGATGCCGTGCGCGTCAATACCGGCACGCCGCTGTTCATGCGTGCGCCGGGCGAAGCGACGGGCTCGATTGCGCTGGAGAGTGCGATCGACGAGATGGCCTGGGCCTGCGGCATGGATCCGCTCGCCTTCCGCCTGAAGAACTACGCCGTGGTCGAGCCGATCAGCGGCAAGCCGTTCTCTTCAAAGGCCCTGCGCGCCTGTTACGAGCAGGGCGCAGCGCGCTTCGGCTGGGCGAAGCGTTCGCTGCAGCCGCGGCAGATGCGCGACGATGCCGGCCTCCTGGTCGGCTGGGGCATGGGCACGGCGACCTTCCCGGCGCTGATGTTCCAGGCGGAAGCACGCGCGGCGATCCGGCGCGACGGCTCGGGCGCCATGGAGATCGGTGCGCATGACATGGGGCAGGGCGCCTGGACGGCGCTGGCCCAGATCGCCGCCGATGCTGTCGGCCTCGACATCGACCGCGTCGCGTTCAAGGCCGGAACATCAGACCTGCCCGATGCCGGCATCGCCGGCGGCTCCGCGCACACGGCAACCGCGGGGGCTGCGATCCACAGCGCCGGCGCGGCCGTGATTGCAAAGCTCGCCGATCTCGCCACAAACGACGAGCGGTCGCCGCTGTTCGGCGCCGGCAATGCCGGTGTGATCGCGCGCGGGGGAAGGCTGGTCCGGCGCGACGACGAGAGCCGCAGCGAGAGCTACGCCGAGATCCTCGCGCGCGCCGGCGTCGCCGAGGTCGAGGCCCGCGGTACCGGCGCGCCGAATCCTGCGGCGATGGAGGAATATGCGATGCATGCCCACGGTGCAGTGTTCGCGGAGGTGAAGGTCGATCCCGAACTCGGGCAGGTCCGCGTCAGCCGCATGGTCGGCGCCTTCGCGGCCGGCCGCATCGTCAACCCGCGCATGGTGCGGAGCCAGCTGTTCGGCGGCATGATCTGGGGCATGTCGTTTGCGCTGCACGAGGAGGCCATTACCGATCGCCGGACCGGCCGCATCATGAACGCCAATCTCGGCGAGTACCACGTGCCCGTGAACGCCGACGTGCCGCCGCTCGACGTGATCACCGTCGAGGAGCACGACCCGCACGTCAATGCACTCGGCATCAAGGGCGTCGGTGAGATCGGCATCACCGGCAGTGCCGGCGCGGTTGCGAACGCCGTCTGGCATGCGACCGGCGCGCGTGTCCGCAGATTCCCGATCCGGATCGAGGACCTGCTGTAA
- a CDS encoding xanthine dehydrogenase family protein subunit M, giving the protein MKPFDYVRPATITEAVAAAAEPGAAYLAAGTNLLDLMKGGVSRPNRLVDVTRLEGLDGIERLADGALRIGALVSNADLAHDADFARSYPAVAEALLSGASAQLRNAATVGGNLLQRTRCAYFYDTASRCNKREAGSGCDARGGENRTHAVLGWSENCIATHPSDFCVPLVALDAIVEIEGRGGRREIALDELHRLPGDAPQRESALEPGDLIVAVRLPPAASGFAAHARYLKVRERTSYAFAVVSAAAALRIEDGKIAEARLALGGVAAKPWRARAAEDVLRNVAPTADVFQEAARRALADARPSGDNAFKIELARRIIVRALTLAAAGTPARLPALPASPFAPTSGAIHA; this is encoded by the coding sequence ATGAAACCGTTCGATTACGTCAGGCCCGCCACCATTACCGAGGCCGTTGCCGCCGCCGCCGAGCCGGGCGCCGCCTATCTTGCCGCCGGCACCAATCTGCTCGATCTGATGAAGGGCGGCGTCAGCCGTCCGAATCGCCTGGTGGACGTCACGCGTCTCGAGGGGCTCGATGGCATCGAGCGCCTCGCCGATGGCGCATTGCGCATCGGCGCCTTGGTGAGTAACGCCGACCTCGCGCACGACGCGGATTTCGCGAGGTCCTATCCCGCGGTCGCCGAAGCACTCCTCTCCGGGGCGTCCGCGCAACTGCGCAACGCCGCGACCGTCGGCGGCAACCTGCTGCAACGGACGCGTTGCGCGTATTTCTACGACACCGCCAGCCGCTGCAACAAGCGCGAGGCCGGCAGCGGCTGCGACGCCCGCGGCGGCGAGAACCGCACCCATGCCGTGCTCGGCTGGAGCGAGAATTGCATCGCCACGCATCCGTCCGACTTCTGCGTGCCGCTGGTCGCGCTCGATGCGATCGTCGAGATCGAGGGCAGGGGCGGCCGGCGCGAGATCGCGCTCGACGAGTTGCACCGCCTGCCCGGCGATGCGCCCCAGCGCGAGTCCGCGCTCGAGCCCGGCGATCTCATCGTCGCGGTGCGCTTGCCGCCGGCGGCAAGCGGCTTCGCCGCGCATGCGCGCTACCTCAAGGTCCGTGAGCGCACCTCCTACGCCTTTGCCGTGGTGTCGGCCGCGGCCGCGTTGCGGATCGAGGACGGCAAGATCGCGGAGGCGCGGCTCGCGCTCGGCGGCGTCGCCGCAAAGCCCTGGCGGGCCCGCGCCGCCGAAGACGTGCTCAGGAACGTCGCGCCCACGGCGGACGTCTTCCAGGAGGCCGCCCGGCGTGCGCTCGCCGACGCAAGACCGTCCGGCGACAACGCCTTCAAGATAGAGCTCGCGCGCCGCATCATCGTGCGCGCGCTGACCCTTGCCGCCGCCGGTACGCCCGCGCGCCTGCCTGCGCTGCCGGCCTCTCCCTTTGCCCCGACGTCCGGAGCCATCCATGCCTGA
- a CDS encoding (2Fe-2S)-binding protein, whose protein sequence is MNHSISLTVNGARRDFVLDDPRVTLLDLLRERVHLTGTKKGCDRGQCGACTILVDGKRINSCLALAISHDGADILTIEGVARGDQLHPVQAAFIAHDGFQCGFCTPGQIMSAIGMMSEGQAGNDPERVRECMSGNLCRCGAYAGIVDAVLDAQRQMDKTNQRRSA, encoded by the coding sequence ATGAACCACTCCATCAGCCTCACCGTGAACGGTGCGCGGCGCGATTTCGTCCTCGACGATCCACGCGTCACGCTGCTCGATCTCCTGCGTGAGCGCGTCCATCTCACCGGAACCAAGAAGGGATGCGACCGCGGCCAGTGCGGCGCCTGCACCATTCTCGTCGACGGCAAGCGCATCAACTCCTGTCTCGCGCTCGCCATCAGCCATGACGGCGCCGACATTCTCACGATCGAGGGCGTTGCACGTGGAGATCAGCTACACCCGGTGCAGGCCGCCTTCATCGCCCATGACGGCTTTCAATGCGGCTTCTGCACGCCCGGCCAGATCATGAGCGCGATCGGCATGATGAGCGAAGGCCAGGCCGGCAATGATCCCGAACGCGTCCGCGAATGCATGAGCGGCAATCTGTGCCGCTGCGGCGCCTATGCCGGCATCGTCGATGCCGTGCTCGACGCGCAAAGGCAGATGGATAAAACCAACCAGAGGCGCTCGGCATGA
- a CDS encoding TetR/AcrR family transcriptional regulator codes for MDDRADQIRKPRADAVRNRERVLEAAKAVFNAGGPEASLEAVAKRAGVGIGTLYRHFPTREDLFEAVYRREVEQLSELAEHLRSAKDPVDALRRWLRSNVEFVATKKGMSAALALTFQSTSELAAFSMDRLTKAIGSLLDRAVAAGQMRADVSPEDLLRALVGMCYMHDQPGWQSSVLRMLDVFVDGLCVQSGATAKARAAAKPVKPAAKRKR; via the coding sequence ATGGACGACCGCGCCGACCAGATTCGAAAGCCCCGCGCCGACGCCGTGCGCAATCGCGAGCGCGTGCTCGAAGCGGCGAAGGCCGTGTTCAACGCGGGCGGTCCGGAGGCGAGCCTGGAGGCCGTGGCCAAGCGCGCCGGCGTCGGCATCGGCACACTCTATCGGCACTTCCCCACGCGCGAGGATCTGTTCGAGGCGGTGTACCGGCGCGAAGTCGAGCAGCTCAGCGAGCTTGCCGAGCATCTGCGAAGCGCCAAGGATCCGGTGGACGCGCTGCGGCGCTGGCTGCGCTCCAACGTCGAATTCGTTGCCACCAAGAAAGGCATGTCGGCCGCGCTGGCGCTGACGTTCCAGAGCACCTCGGAGCTCGCCGCGTTCTCGATGGACCGGCTCACCAAGGCGATCGGCTCGCTGCTCGACCGCGCCGTCGCGGCCGGCCAGATGCGGGCTGATGTCAGCCCGGAAGACCTGCTCAGGGCGCTCGTCGGCATGTGCTACATGCACGACCAACCCGGCTGGCAGTCGTCTGTGCTGCGCATGCTCGACGTGTTCGTCGATGGCCTTTGTGTGCAGTCCGGCGCCACGGCCAAGGCACGCGCCGCCGCCAAGCCCGTGAAGCCGGCCGCGAAGCGGAAGCGGTAG
- a CDS encoding LysR family transcriptional regulator — protein sequence MFDWNDLKYFLAVARHGSTIAAGKALGLSQSTVHRRLDELERRLGRALVMRQQSGYRLTEFGQAMLPYAERVEATIVDFTRRAGDVEQDMKGVIRVTCPEPIVARLTQSGLIEAFQAQHPSLRVEFVMSDRYLDLSKGEVDVAFRSGDTDDELVGRKIAESIWAVYAGRGYVERHGKPERIEDLARHVLVGLDDSLANHRAVKWLKEVAPDARMSARINSVLGLVSAIKSGIGVGPLPIALGDAEPDLVRVLGPVPELTRSWRILTHPDLRRVPRIAAFLDFIVLQREALKPILTG from the coding sequence ATGTTCGACTGGAACGACCTCAAATATTTCCTGGCGGTCGCCCGCCACGGCAGCACCATTGCCGCCGGCAAGGCGCTCGGTCTCAGCCAGTCGACCGTGCATCGCCGGCTCGATGAACTCGAACGGCGGCTCGGCCGCGCGCTGGTGATGCGTCAGCAGAGCGGTTACCGCCTGACGGAATTCGGCCAGGCGATGTTGCCGTATGCCGAACGCGTTGAGGCAACCATCGTCGATTTCACGCGGCGGGCCGGCGACGTCGAGCAGGATATGAAAGGCGTGATCCGCGTCACCTGCCCGGAGCCGATCGTTGCTCGGCTAACGCAATCCGGCCTGATCGAGGCTTTTCAGGCGCAGCATCCCTCGCTCCGGGTCGAGTTCGTGATGAGCGACCGCTATCTCGACCTGTCGAAGGGCGAAGTCGACGTCGCGTTTCGCTCCGGCGACACCGATGATGAATTGGTCGGGCGAAAGATCGCCGAGTCGATCTGGGCGGTGTACGCCGGCCGCGGCTATGTCGAACGGCACGGCAAGCCAGAGCGCATTGAGGATCTCGCCCGGCATGTGCTGGTCGGCCTGGACGACTCGCTGGCCAATCACCGTGCCGTCAAATGGCTAAAGGAGGTCGCGCCGGATGCCAGGATGTCGGCGCGCATCAACAGCGTGCTCGGACTCGTCTCTGCGATCAAGTCGGGAATTGGCGTCGGGCCGCTTCCGATCGCGCTTGGCGACGCTGAGCCCGACCTCGTGCGCGTGCTCGGCCCGGTTCCGGAATTGACGCGGAGCTGGCGTATTCTGACGCATCCCGATCTCAGGCGCGTGCCGCGGATCGCTGCGTTCTTGGACTTCATCGTGCTGCAGCGCGAGGCGCTGAAGCCCATCCTGACGGGATGA
- a CDS encoding cupin domain-containing protein, producing the protein MRPHLALGAAVGLGCTAAALAQDHDVHGIAKPNLVLQQVVVGLPKEDKQSVRVMTASFKAGDKTIYHTHRYPVTVYVLEGAFTLELAGQPPRTVKAGEALVEPPGVPMTGYNRTDGETKVVIFYVSAVDTPFLDPLPH; encoded by the coding sequence ATGCGCCCTCACCTCGCCCTCGGCGCCGCAGTCGGGCTGGGCTGCACTGCCGCAGCCCTCGCGCAGGACCACGATGTTCATGGCATCGCCAAACCGAATCTGGTGCTGCAGCAAGTGGTTGTGGGGCTGCCGAAGGAAGACAAGCAGTCGGTGCGGGTGATGACCGCGTCATTCAAGGCGGGCGACAAGACCATCTATCACACCCACCGTTACCCCGTGACCGTGTATGTGCTCGAAGGCGCCTTTACACTGGAGCTGGCCGGTCAGCCGCCTCGCACAGTCAAGGCCGGCGAGGCGTTGGTCGAGCCGCCCGGTGTGCCGATGACCGGCTACAATCGCACAGACGGAGAGACCAAGGTCGTCATCTTCTATGTCAGTGCGGTCGACACTCCTTTCCTCGACCCGCTGCCGCATTGA
- a CDS encoding adenylate/guanylate cyclase domain-containing protein — protein MAAILAADVAGYSRLMGADEVGTLAALKLHRREVIDPQIAAHNGRIVKTTGDGMLVEFASAVDAVTCAVAIQEKMAERAAQQAGPRIQFRVGINVGDIIVDGGDIFGDGVNIAARVENECEPGGVYLSDDVYRQVRGKATFAIDDLGERSLKNIDQPVRLYGIRVAGAAPAAHVARPDGAPLSLPDRPSIAVLPFTNMSGDAEQDYFTDGMVDDIITGLSRINWLFVIARNSTFTYKGRAVDVKQVGRDLGVRYVLEGSVRKLADRVRITGQLIDASTGAHVWADRYDRSSEDIFALQDEVALSVVGAIAPSLRRAEIDRVKRKRPDSLDAYDLVLRAQSDVDSGMPERVTRALVLLEHAIALEPDYALAHGNAAMCHHCLFLRAGLQEINRAASIQHARTAIVHGQDDALALTLAGFSMGMDGHDRLAAFTALEAALAISPSSALTYILGSVILAWGGEADRAIEWSERGMRLSPLDSWAFAAFDAQAMGYFHRGRYDEAAQAAYRSVQTNPAHSITYVQLAAALVKLGRLEEAKAAATRVLELHPAFRFSRQFSGVNCAPALAASLGDALRAAGLPE, from the coding sequence TTGGCGGCGATACTGGCGGCGGATGTCGCCGGCTACTCGCGACTTATGGGCGCAGACGAAGTTGGAACTCTGGCAGCCCTGAAGTTGCATCGAAGGGAAGTCATCGATCCGCAGATCGCTGCACATAATGGCCGCATTGTGAAAACCACTGGCGACGGCATGTTGGTGGAGTTCGCCAGTGCCGTAGATGCCGTGACATGCGCAGTAGCGATTCAGGAGAAGATGGCGGAGCGAGCGGCGCAACAGGCCGGACCGCGCATTCAGTTCCGAGTGGGAATAAACGTTGGCGATATTATCGTCGATGGGGGCGACATCTTCGGCGATGGCGTCAATATTGCGGCGCGCGTTGAGAATGAATGCGAGCCGGGTGGAGTGTATCTGTCGGACGATGTCTATCGGCAAGTGCGCGGCAAGGCGACGTTTGCGATTGACGATCTTGGAGAAAGATCGCTCAAGAATATCGATCAGCCGGTACGGCTCTACGGAATTCGTGTTGCAGGCGCTGCTCCAGCTGCGCACGTCGCGCGACCGGACGGCGCGCCGTTGTCGTTGCCCGACAGGCCGTCGATCGCTGTGCTGCCGTTCACAAACATGAGTGGTGATGCCGAGCAGGATTACTTCACTGACGGAATGGTGGACGATATCATCACCGGCCTGTCGCGCATAAACTGGCTTTTTGTCATCGCGCGAAACTCGACGTTCACCTACAAAGGCCGCGCTGTGGACGTGAAGCAGGTCGGCCGTGATCTGGGCGTACGTTACGTGCTTGAGGGCAGTGTACGCAAATTAGCCGACCGCGTGCGCATCACCGGCCAGTTGATTGATGCTTCGACCGGAGCGCACGTGTGGGCTGACCGCTACGACCGCAGCTCCGAGGACATTTTCGCACTTCAGGACGAAGTCGCGCTTTCTGTTGTCGGTGCGATCGCGCCCAGCTTGCGTCGCGCTGAAATAGACAGGGTCAAGCGCAAGCGGCCTGACAGCCTCGATGCCTATGATCTCGTCCTGCGAGCTCAATCTGATGTCGATTCCGGTATGCCCGAGCGGGTAACGAGAGCGCTAGTTCTTCTCGAGCACGCAATCGCCCTCGAGCCCGATTATGCGCTTGCGCACGGTAACGCCGCGATGTGCCACCATTGTTTGTTTCTTCGTGCGGGCCTGCAGGAGATCAACCGCGCTGCTTCCATCCAGCATGCAAGAACGGCCATTGTCCATGGTCAGGATGATGCTCTTGCCTTAACCCTTGCCGGGTTCTCCATGGGAATGGATGGACACGATCGCCTCGCTGCATTCACCGCATTGGAAGCTGCACTCGCGATCAGCCCATCGTCTGCGTTAACGTACATTCTGGGCAGTGTCATCCTGGCATGGGGAGGTGAAGCTGACCGCGCGATTGAATGGAGCGAACGGGGTATGCGGCTCAGCCCGCTGGATTCCTGGGCTTTCGCTGCGTTCGATGCGCAAGCAATGGGGTATTTCCACCGCGGCCGCTACGACGAAGCTGCGCAAGCTGCCTACAGATCCGTTCAGACCAACCCTGCGCACAGTATCACCTATGTGCAGTTGGCTGCGGCGCTCGTCAAGCTCGGCCGGCTGGAGGAAGCTAAGGCGGCCGCGACGCGGGTCTTGGAACTGCATCCCGCTTTTCGTTTCAGCCGCCAATTCTCAGGCGTCAACTGCGCTCCCGCACTTGCCGCATCCCTTGGCGATGCTCTTCGTGCCGCCGGGTTGCCGGAGTAG
- a CDS encoding MFS transporter, with product MRLILALVIGSIGAVGMWAVVVVIPIVQAEFGATRGAVSLAFTLMMFGFGLGGVIAGKITDRFGIVSAMAISIAFLGVANVLAGLSTQLWQFVAAYFLIGLGTSATFAPLMAEASHWFERYRGLAVTIVASGNYVAGTMWPPIVSWGTQEIGWRHTHIGIGIVCASAMALLVLVLRAQIGDDHIRDHANAAPPRVDLKLSTNTLTVLLSIASISCCVAMAMPQVHIVAYCGDLGYGVARGAEMLSLMMGCGIVSRIGSGYLADKIGGIRTLLIGSLAQGFALVFYLFFDSLASLYLISAMFGLFQGGIVPSYAIIVREAMPASEAATRVGIVIFASVFGMSFGGWVSGVIFDATGSYAAAFANGVVWNALNIGIVVLLLIRSRMGATKAGPEFAT from the coding sequence GTGCGGCTGATTCTTGCACTTGTGATCGGCTCGATCGGCGCCGTCGGCATGTGGGCGGTGGTGGTCGTGATTCCGATCGTGCAGGCCGAATTCGGTGCCACGCGCGGCGCGGTGTCGCTGGCCTTCACGCTGATGATGTTCGGTTTCGGGCTGGGCGGCGTGATTGCTGGCAAGATCACCGACCGGTTTGGCATCGTGTCCGCAATGGCGATCAGTATCGCCTTCCTCGGCGTCGCCAATGTGCTCGCGGGGCTGTCGACCCAGCTCTGGCAGTTCGTGGCCGCCTACTTCCTGATCGGCCTCGGCACCTCGGCGACTTTCGCGCCGCTGATGGCGGAAGCCTCGCATTGGTTCGAGCGCTATCGCGGCCTCGCCGTGACCATCGTGGCGAGCGGCAATTATGTCGCCGGCACGATGTGGCCGCCGATCGTGAGCTGGGGCACGCAGGAGATCGGCTGGCGCCACACGCATATAGGCATCGGCATCGTCTGCGCCAGCGCGATGGCGCTTCTGGTCCTCGTCCTGCGCGCGCAGATCGGCGACGACCATATCCGCGATCACGCCAATGCGGCGCCGCCCCGCGTCGATCTCAAGCTGTCGACCAACACGCTGACCGTGCTGCTCTCGATCGCCAGCATCTCCTGCTGCGTCGCCATGGCGATGCCGCAGGTGCATATCGTCGCCTATTGCGGCGATCTCGGCTACGGCGTGGCGCGCGGCGCCGAGATGCTGTCTTTGATGATGGGCTGCGGTATCGTCAGCCGGATCGGCTCCGGCTATCTCGCCGACAAGATCGGCGGCATCCGCACGCTGCTGATCGGCTCGCTGGCGCAGGGATTTGCGCTGGTGTTCTATTTGTTCTTCGACAGCCTCGCCTCGCTCTATCTCATCTCCGCGATGTTCGGCCTGTTCCAGGGCGGCATCGTGCCGAGCTACGCCATCATCGTGCGTGAGGCGATGCCGGCGAGCGAGGCGGCGACGCGCGTCGGCATCGTGATCTTCGCCTCGGTGTTCGGCATGTCCTTCGGCGGCTGGGTGTCGGGTGTGATCTTCGACGCCACCGGCTCGTATGCGGCCGCCTTCGCCAATGGCGTGGTGTGGAACGCGCTCAACATCGGCATCGTCGTGCTGCTGCTGATCCGCTCGCGGATGGGCGCGACCAAGGCGGGGCCGGAGTTCGCGACGTAG
- a CDS encoding TolC family protein, whose product MTDHRARRLLVLATFNLCSLGLAGCAAFSPDGGMTAVSDLTSRTIDKDVAFVQTSEGADAIDARVSQLLARTLNAETAVQIALLNNKGLQAAYNELALAETDLVEQSLPPNPVFSISRISGSGASEVERQVVGDILALATLPFRSDIARDQFRQAQLRAAEATLRLANEVRRAYVRAVAGNEMVALLTDAKATAESTAQLAVKLGETGSLNKLDQAREQVFYAETTADLATARQTAASAREKLARLMGLWDGGLDFRLPNQLPPLPRRPQALPSIEADAVAHRIDLQIARLGLNALAKSLNLTEATRFVTLLDLAGISRRTQDPEGAPFRERGFDVQFQIPIFDGGEVRVRQAAETYNLAFNRLTERAVNVRSEARDAYRIYRSSYDIASHYQREIIPLRKIITEEMQLRFSSMQVDIFALLTEARQRLASLRGAIDARQRFFLAQSDLQTAVNGGGTPASGGDNPTTIAAAAPADAGH is encoded by the coding sequence ATGACAGACCATCGGGCGCGACGCCTGCTCGTTCTCGCGACGTTCAATCTCTGCTCACTCGGTCTTGCCGGCTGTGCCGCGTTCTCGCCCGACGGCGGCATGACAGCCGTCTCGGATCTGACGAGCCGGACCATCGACAAGGACGTCGCCTTCGTACAAACGAGCGAGGGAGCCGACGCGATCGACGCGCGCGTGAGCCAGTTGCTGGCGCGCACGCTCAACGCCGAGACCGCCGTGCAGATCGCACTGCTCAACAACAAGGGGCTGCAAGCCGCCTACAACGAGCTTGCATTGGCAGAGACCGATCTGGTCGAGCAGAGCTTGCCGCCCAATCCGGTGTTCTCGATCTCGCGGATCTCGGGCAGCGGCGCCAGCGAGGTCGAGCGCCAGGTGGTCGGCGACATCCTCGCACTCGCCACCTTGCCGTTCCGCTCCGACATCGCCCGCGACCAGTTCCGTCAGGCCCAGTTGCGCGCGGCAGAGGCGACGTTGCGGCTCGCCAACGAGGTGCGCCGCGCCTATGTCCGCGCCGTCGCCGGCAACGAGATGGTGGCGCTGCTGACGGACGCGAAAGCGACGGCGGAATCGACCGCGCAGCTCGCGGTCAAGCTCGGCGAGACCGGCTCGCTCAACAAGCTCGACCAGGCCCGCGAGCAGGTATTCTACGCCGAAACCACCGCCGATCTCGCCACCGCACGGCAGACGGCCGCGAGCGCACGCGAAAAGCTCGCACGCCTGATGGGATTGTGGGACGGCGGCCTCGATTTCCGCCTACCCAATCAGCTCCCGCCGCTGCCGCGCCGGCCGCAGGCACTGCCCTCGATCGAAGCCGATGCCGTGGCCCATCGCATCGACTTGCAGATCGCGCGGCTGGGGCTGAACGCCCTGGCGAAGTCGCTGAACCTCACGGAGGCGACGCGTTTCGTGACGCTGCTCGATCTCGCCGGCATCTCTCGCCGCACCCAGGATCCGGAAGGCGCGCCCTTCCGTGAGCGCGGGTTCGACGTCCAGTTTCAGATCCCGATCTTCGACGGCGGCGAGGTCCGCGTGCGGCAAGCGGCGGAGACCTACAATCTCGCCTTCAATCGCCTGACCGAGCGCGCCGTCAATGTGCGCTCCGAGGCGCGCGATGCCTATCGGATCTATCGCTCCAGCTACGATATCGCCAGCCACTACCAGCGCGAGATCATCCCCTTGCGCAAGATCATCACCGAGGAGATGCAGCTGCGTTTCTCCAGCATGCAGGTCGACATCTTTGCGCTGCTCACCGAAGCGCGGCAGCGCCTGGCCTCGCTGCGCGGCGCGATCGATGCCAGGCAGAGATTCTTTCTCGCTCAGTCCGACCTGCAGACCGCCGTCAACGGCGGCGGCACGCCCGCCTCCGGCGGTGACAATCCGACCACCATCGCAGCGGCAGCGCCAGCCGATGCCGGCCACTGA